One genomic segment of Oscillospiraceae bacterium includes these proteins:
- a CDS encoding HU family DNA-binding protein, producing MNKADLINVVSESAGLTKKDAEKAINSIFEAISDALVADDKVQLVGFGAFEVKSRAPRMGRNPKTKESIQIPASKSPVFKAGKALKDAVAQ from the coding sequence ATGAACAAAGCAGATCTGATCAATGTGGTTTCTGAGAGCGCTGGCCTGACAAAGAAGGATGCGGAAAAAGCGATTAACAGCATCTTCGAGGCCATCAGCGACGCCCTGGTGGCGGACGACAAGGTGCAGCTCGTCGGGTTTGGCGCGTTTGAGGTCAAGTCCCGTGCCCCGCGCATGGGCCGAAATCCCAAAACAAAGGAGAGCATCCAGATTCCCGCTTCCAAATCCCCCGTCTTCAAGGCGGGCAAAGCGCTCAAGGACGCCGTCGCGCAATAA